In a genomic window of Leishmania mexicana MHOM/GT/2001/U1103 complete genome, chromosome 30:
- a CDS encoding biotin/lipoate protein ligase-like protein, with product MPAHFPPNIHFLEEVTSTMDVARTMSATADGKAFAVVAAEQTAGRGTGSRTWTSPKGNLYMTFGVPQLGQPPCLKEELVPVLPLVCGLACRRAVLEVLHLDGALAKASAAADAAKAVSTKWPNDIIYKQKKIGGTLIENDGDYFIIGIGMNIAVAPQMTDAGRESTMINAIAEDFGVKSCSPQDLAKSIWSHFFDMCTSPEWTRDSVIESFDKVMDKSLKLHKRLPGGRDPEELTAVSLNSWGHLKVRHADGTVEDLSAEYLF from the coding sequence ATGCCCGCTCACTTTCCACCCAACATCCACTTTCTCGAGGAGGTGACCTCCACGATGGATGTGGCCCGCACGATGAGTGCGACCGCTGATGGGAAGGCGTTTGCTGTCGTCGCGGCCGAGCAGACAGCTGGTCGTGGCACAGGCAGTCGCACCTGGACCTCGCCGAAGGGGAACCTCTACATGACTTTTGGTGTACCTCAGCTGGGCCAACCACCATGCCtcaaggaggagctggtgccTGTGTTGCCGCTCGTCTGCGGTCTtgcgtgccgccgcgctgtgCTGGAGGTGCTTCATCTGGATGGGGCGTTGGCCAAGgcgtcggctgctgcggatgcGGCCAAGGCCGTGTCGACCAAGTGGCCGAACGACATTATCTACAAGCAAAAGAAGATCGGCGGCACCCTAATCGAGAACGATGGGGACTACTTCATCATTGGCATTGGTATGAACATCGCCGTGGCACCGCAGATGACGGACGCTGGCCGCGAGTCAACGATGATCAACGCCATTGCGGAGGATTTCGGCGTGAAGTCGTGTTCTCCTCAGGACCTCGCGAAGTCGATCTGGTCCCACTTCTTCGACATGTGCACCTCGCCAGAGTGGACGCGTGACTCGGTGATTGAGAGTTTCGACAAGGTGATGGACAAGTCCCTGAAGCTGCACAAGCGGTTGCCAGGCGGCCGCGATCCGGAAGAGCTGACGGCTGTTTCGCTGAATAGCTGGGGCCATTTGAAGGTTCGCCACGCCGACGGAACGGTGGAGGACTTGTCCGCGGAATACCTGTTTtga
- a CDS encoding putative N-acyl-L-amino acid amidohydrolase: MPAINREELDRRVEQIYDQVVAWRRYIHENPDLSFEEQPTAAYIMGELQKMDAEGKWLHISQPESNCVVADLKGGAGDGPTVALRADIDALPVEELTDVPFASRKRGVMHACGHDTHAAMLLGATKLLLEDAGRIKGTVRLLFQPAEEVPPGGAKMMIEKGCMEGVAMVFAEHIMPEEKAPTGTVLVRKGPILSSSDTLHAEIVGRGGHASMPESSIDPIAIACLAVTALQQVVSRRMPPSKCPIVTITAIASSSDSYNVIPDRVTLKGTLRCTDKQVRVDAKKAVADVLHGICGSFGAMCDFKWLPGYDVTVNADSAYDVGMRVLTQVMPSTDHVVELSACMSPSEDFSEFAKVAPANYVGIGCYNPGRGCTEVNHNAKFKVDEDAMKIGVKVHYGTIHELLMQ, from the coding sequence ATGCCGGCCATCAACCGCGAGGAGCTCGACCGCCGTGTGGAGCAGATCTACGACCAGGTGGTTGCCTGGCGCCGCTACATCCACGAGAACCCGGACCTCTCGTTCGAGGAGCAGCCGACGGCGGCCTACATCATGGGTGAGCTGCAGAAGATGGACGCGGAGGGGAAATGGCTGCACATCAGCCAGCCTGAGAGCAACTGCGTCGTTGCTGACCTGaagggtggcgctggcgacggcCCGACTGTTGCGCTGCGTGCGGACATCGACGCGCTGCCTGTGGAGGAGCTGACGGACGTGCCGTTTGCGTCGAGGAAGCGGGGCGTGATGCACGCGTGCGGCcacgacacgcacgcggcgatgctgctcggcgcgacaaagctgctgctggaggatgCGGGGCGGATCAAAGGCACCGTGCGCCTGCTGTTTCAGcctgcggaggaggtgccgccggGTGGCGCCAAGATGATGATCGAGAAGGGCTGCATGGAGGGCGTGGCGATGGTGTTTGCCGAGCACATTATGCCGGAGGAGAAGGCTCCTACGGGCACTGTTTTGGTGAGGAAGGGCCCGATTCTCTCCAGCAGTGACACACTACACGCGGAGATAGTCGGCCGCGGTGGGCATGCCTCGATGCCGGAGAGCTCTATCGACCCTATTGCCATTGCGTGCCTTGCCGTAACTGCCCTTCAACAGGTGGTATCGCGCCGCATGCCGCCGTCCAAGTGCCCAATCGTGACCATCACCGCGATAGCCTCTAGCTCTGACAGCTACAACGTGATCCCTGACAGGGTGACGCTGAAGGgcacgctgcgctgcacggaCAAACAGGTGCGGGTGGATGCCAAAAAGGCCGTCGCTGACGTGCTTCACGGCATCTGCGGATCGTTCGGTGCGATGTGCGACTTCAAGTGGCTCCCTGGCTACGATGTGACGGTGAACGCGGACAGCGCGTACGACGTGGGGATGCGAGTGCTTACGCAGGTGATGCCCTCTACAGACCACGTTGTGGAGCTTTCCGCTTGCATGTCCCCTTCAGAGGACTTCAGCGAGTTTGCAAAGGTGGCACCTGCGAACTACGTGGGCATCGGGTGCTACAACCctgggagggggtgcactGAGGTGAACCACAACGCGAAGTTCAAGGTGGATGAGGATGCGATGAAGATTGGTGTGAAGGTGCACTATGGCACTATCCACGAGCTGCTCATGCAGTGA
- a CDS encoding putative monoglyceride lipase translates to MPCCCSGGHRLKYATPGRAPPDPQLFPHYMQNAQNLWLHFNEWWPHGDGGSCPTPPIKGVIFIVPGLGEHTGRYDSVALRLNQEGYVVFSMDNQGTGGSEGERLYVERFTHFVDDVCAFILFIQTRYPALKSQPTFLMGHSMGGLIAVLVAERDASGFRGVVLSGPALGLSTPVPRFMRSLAGFLSKWFPKVPVRKLNPKLVSYNTPVVQLVQQDPFYSNAMLRARFVDEMLNAQDRAAEAASTAKFPFLIVHGEKDELCSLEMSKCFFENALSLDKHLASYHRAGHEVLTELCRDEVMADVMKFINERAG, encoded by the coding sequence atgccgtgctgctgctctggcgGTCACCGCCTCAAGTACGCCACCCCAGGTCGGGCACCACCCGACCCACAACTCTTTCCTCACTACATGCAAAATGCGCAGAACCTGTGGTTGCACTTCAACGAGTGGTGGCCGCATGGTGACGGTGGCAGCTGCCCGACCCCGCCAATTAAAGGCGTCATTTTTATCGTGCCTGGCTTGGGCGAGCACACCGGCCGCTACGACTCCGTCGCGCTCCGACTCAACCAGGAGGGCTACGTTGTCTTTTCTATGGACAATCAAGGCACTGGTGGGAGCGAAGGGGAGCGGCTATACGTTGAGCGCTTCACGCACTTCGTCGACGACGTCTGCGCGTTCATTCTGTTCATTCAGACACGGTACCCGGCCCTCAAGAGCCAGCCAACCTTTCTTATGGGGCACTCGATGGGGGGGCTCATTGCCGTTCtggtggcggagagggaTGCAAGCGGCTTCCGCGGGGTCGTCCTGAGCGGCCCAGCTCTGGGGCTGTCGACGCCCGTCCCCCGTTTTATGCGGTCGCTCGCGGGCTTTCTCTCAAAGTGGTTCCCGAAGGTGCCGGTGCGCAAGCTCAACCCCAAACTCGTCAGCTACAACACGCCTGTCGTGCAACTTGTGCAGCAGGACCCATTTTACTCCAACGCGATGCTTCGCGCGCGCTTCGTCGATGAGATGCTGAATGCGCAGGATCGCGCCGCCGAAGCCGCGTCAACGGCAAAGTTTCCTTTTCTTATCGTCCACGGTGAGAAGGACGAGCTCTGCTCGTTAGAGATGTCGAAGTGTTTCTTCGAGAACGCGCTGTCACTGGACAAGCATCTGGCCTCCTACCACCGTGCCGGGCACGAAGTACTGACGGAGCTGTGCCGAGATGAGGTGATGGCAGACGTGATGAAGTTCATCAACGAGCGGGCGGGGTGA